One Agelaius phoeniceus isolate bAgePho1 chromosome 7, bAgePho1.hap1, whole genome shotgun sequence DNA segment encodes these proteins:
- the INO80D gene encoding INO80 complex subunit D, translated as MYEGKHIHFSEVDNKPLCSYSPKLCKQRRLNGYAFCIRHVLEDKTAPFKQCEYVAKYNSQRCTNPIPKSEDRRYCNSHLQVLGFIPKKERKKKNDPIEEVKVRHQMDAMAFGLTVPTLALKMPNGLDGMSLSPPGARLPLHYLEAELEDPFAFNEEDDDLKKGATVKKKLQSKLAHNRQRQRETEILKVRQEHFSPIPAPLQQQPLQQQQHSHLPPSSASLKPTGLPQGIVCKSPQPLNTSLPMQGVAPTTHTIAQARQLSNKRPLPLLPPARAPGTDPPRTDRVLMKATAFPPHSSCMSRLQRLVKLCTRKQQLDTDLFPHLGLDWSEDSGEELEDSEQTSPYQVAWSIRESLGYERPESDDDNADDRSSRVTRLCTYFQQKYKHLCRLERAESRQKKCRHTLRKALLQAASREPERAGQLLHELRRAACACTSTSQARQRDAEPTTCSGTSKGEQCTNKALPFTRHCFQHILLNRSQQLFSSCTAKFADGQQCSVPVFDITHQTPLCEEHAKKMDNFLRGDSSRKVQHQQQRKPRKKTKPPALTKKHKKKRRRGPRRPQKPIPPAVPQGNLTMPATVSLPVDIPHIRSPSTPELSADELPDDIANEITDIPHDLELNQEDFSDVLPRLPDDLQDFDFFEGKNGDLLPTTEEAEELERALQAVTSLECLSTIGVLTQTDGVPVQELSDRAIGVFSTGAGAPGMQSLSREVNTDLGELLNGRIVHDNFSALELDENLLRSATLSNPPTPLAGQIQGQFSAPANVGLTSATLISQSGLGERAFPGQFHGLHDGSHASQRPHPAQLLSKADDLITSRQQYSSDHSHSSPHGSHYDSEHVPSPYSDHITSPHTTSFSGDNLAATFSAEMPMMAQHLLPTQLDVPLSGVVNPRTHWGNLPVNLGDPSPFSNLLGADGHLLSTSLSTPPTTSHSETTQPAFATVTPNSSSVLPGLPQTSFSGMGPASAELMGSTSPKQQLPQFSAAFGHQLSSHSGIPKDLQPSHSSIAPPTGFAVTGATATSTNNASAPFTTSN; from the exons GTACTGCAACAGCCACCTGCAGGTACTTGGCTTTATACcgaaaaaggagaggaagaaaaagaatgatCCCATAGAGGAGGTAAAGGTCAGGCATCAGATGGATGCTATGGCCTTCGGTCTGACAGTGCCCACCCTGGCCTTGAAGATGCCCAATGGACTGGATGGGATGTCCCTCTCCCCTCCAGGGGCAAGGCTTCCTCTCCACTACCTGGAGGCAGAATTAGAAGACCCCTTTGCTTTCAATGAGGAGGATGATGACCTAAAGAAAGGGGCAACAGTGAAGAAAAAGTTGCAGAGCAAGTTGGCTCACAACCGGCAGCgccagagagagacagagatttTAAAAGTTCGCCAAGAGCACTTTAGCCCCATTCCTGcacctttgcagcagcagcctctgcagcagcagcagcactcccaTCTGCCACCTTCATCAGCTTCGTTAAAGCCGACAGGGCTACCGCAGGGCATAGTCTGCAAGTCACCTCAACCTCTGAACACCAGCCTACCAATGCAGGGAGTGGCACCCACCACACACACTATAGCACAAGCGCGGCAGTTGTCCAACAAGAGacctctgcctctcctgccaCCCGCCAGGGCTCCTGGCACGGACCCGCCAAGGACTGACCGGGTCCTGATGAAAGCCACAGCCTTCCCTCCGCACTCGTCCTGCATGAGCCGGCTCCAGAGACTGGTGAAACTGTGCACTCGAAAACAGCAGCTGGACACTGATCTGTTTCCTCACTTAG GGCTGGATTGGTCTGAAGACAGTGGAGAAGAGTTGGAGGATTCAGAGCAAACCTCCCCTTACCAGGTCGCGTGGTCTATCCGAGAAAGCCTCGGCTATGAGAGACCTGA GTCCGATGATGACAATGCAGATGACAGGAGTTCCAGGGTGACCAGACTTTGCACTTACTTTCAGCAGAAATACAAGCACCTGTGCCGCCTGGAGCGGGCAGAATCGCGGCAGAAGAAATGCCGGCACACGCTGCGGAAAGCGCTGCTGCAGGCGGCCAGCCGGGAGCCCGAGCGCGCGGGGCAGCTCCTGCACGAGCTCCGGAGGGCTGCGTGCGCTTGCACCAG CACAAGCCAAGCAAGGCAGAGAGATGCAGAACCAACAACCTGCAGTGGGACTTCGAAGGGAGAGCAGTGCACTAACAAGGCCCTTCCATTCACCAGGCACTGTTTTCAGC ATATCTTATTGAACCGTTCTCAGCAGCTCTTCTCGAGTTGCACAGCCAAGTTTGCAGATGGTCAGCAGTGCTCTGTGCCAGTTTTTGACATTACACATCAGACACCTCTGTGCGAAGAACATGCCAAAAAAATG GATAATTTCTTGAGAGGGGACAGCTCCCGTAAAgttcagcaccagcagcagaggaaacccaggaaaaaaacGAAGCCACCTGCACTTACCAAAAAACACAAGAAGAAGAGAAGGCGAGGTCCACGCCGGCCCCAGAAACCCATtcctcctgcagtgccccaAGGGAACCTCACCATGCCTGCCACTGTCTCACTGCCAGTAGACATACCCCACATACg GAGTCCCTCCACTCCAGAGCTCAGTGCCGATGAGCTGCCTGATGATATCGCCAATGAAATCACAGACATTCCACATGACTTGGAATTGAATCAGGAGGACTTCTCTGATGTCCTGCCACGGCTGCCTGATGACTTGCAAGATTTTGATTTCTTTGAAG GTAAAAATGGAGATCTTCTTCCAACCACAGAAGAGGCTGAAGAACTGGAACGGGCCCTGCAGGCTGTAACTTCTCTTGAGTGCCTGAGTACCATTGGAGTACTTACACAGACAGATGGCGTGCCAGTTCAGGAGCTGTCAGATAGAGCGATAGGGGTGTTCTCTACAGGTGCTGGAGCTCCAGGAATGCAGTCCTTGAGTCGAGAGGTTAACACGGATCTGGGGGAGCTGTTGAATGGGCGTATAGTACACGATAATTTCTCCGCTCTGGAGCTGGATGAGAACTTGCTCCGTTCTGCTACCTTGTCCAACCCACCTACgcccctggcagggcagatCCAGGGGCAGTTCTCAGCCCCAGCCAACGTTGGCCTTACTTCTGCCACTCTGATAAGCCAGAGTGGCCTTGGGGAGAGAGCCTTCCCGGGACAGTTTCATGGACTTCATGATGGCAGCCATGCCTCCCAGAGgccccaccctgcccagctgctgagcAAGGCAGATGACCTGATCACCTCACGACAGCAATACAGCAGTGACCATTCACACTCCTCACCCCATGGAAGCCATTATGATAGTGAGCATGTGCCGTCTCCCTACAGTGACCATATCACATCCCCTCACACCACATCCTTTTCTGGTGATAACTTGGCAGCTACCTTCTCAGCAGAGATGCCCATGATGGCACAGCACTTGCTCCCAACGCAGCTGGACGTGCCACTTAGCGGGGTGGTCAACCCCAGAACTCACTGGGGAAATCTTCCTGTCAATCTTGGGGACCCCTCTCCGTTTAGCAACCTTCTTGGTGCAGATGGACACCTCCTGTCCACCTCCCTGTCCACACCACCTACCACCTCGCACTCAGAGACCACACAGCCTGCCTTCGCCACTGTGACCCCCAACAGCTCCAGTGTGCTTCCGGGGTTACCGCAGACCAGTTTCAGTGGCATGGGTCCTGCCTCCGCTGAACTCATGGGCTCCACCTCCCCCAAACAACAGCTCCCTCAGTTCAGCGCAGCCTTTGGGCACCAGCTGAGCTCCCACAGTGGCATTCCCAAGGACCTGCagcccagccacagctccaTAGCTCCTCCCACGGGCTTCGCAGTGACCGGTGCCACCGCTACCAGTACCAATAACGCATCCGCGCCCTTCACCACCTCCAACTGA